Proteins found in one Zea mays cultivar B73 chromosome 1, Zm-B73-REFERENCE-NAM-5.0, whole genome shotgun sequence genomic segment:
- the LOC103636352 gene encoding uncharacterized protein yields the protein MAILIANLSAVVTGALEAARAIATETLPAAVTRDAVVEASRASVAWLTSYLWAWLAVAVDNLPAGAAAVSSAADASGPCLQTAAKLLRGLYAWLAAAVVQKLPDVAAEKLLGDAAAWLVRGRGGAVYATLALALLAVAFLGGAVCALTCRRSMMRPGPGTGLGGARSVLEANPKRYCYATVRTVRRRAGGAAGCKMLPAGLLVAFVAYLAAKTLY from the coding sequence ATGGCCATCCTCATCGCCAACCTCTCGGCCGTCGTCACGGGCGCGCTCGAAGCGGCAAGGGCCATTGCCACCGAGACGCTCCCGGCGGCCGTGACGAGGGACGCCGTCGTCGAGGCGTCGAGAGCCTCGGTGGCATGGCTCACGAGCTACCTGTGGGCCTGGCTGGCCGTCGCCGTCGACAACCTCCCGGCGGGCGCCGCGGCGGTGAGCTCCGCGGCCGACGCCTCGGGGCCCTGCCTCCAGACGGCGGCCAAGCTCCTCCGCGGCCTCTACGCCTGGCTGGCCGCCGCGGTGGTCCAGAAGCTCCCGGACGTCGCCGCCGAGAAGCTGCTGGGCGACGCGGCGGCGTGGCTCGTGCGCGGCCGCGGCGGCGCGGTGTACGCCACGCTGGCGCTCGCGCTCCTGGCCGTCGCCTTCCTCGGTGGCGCCGTGTGCGCGCTCACCTGCCGCCGCTCCATGATGAGGCCCGGGCCCGGGACCGGGCTCGGCGGAGCGCGGAGCGTGCTCGAGGCCAACCCCAAGCGCTACTGCTACGCCACCGTGCGGACCGTGCGGCGCCGCGCCGGTGGGGCTGCTGGTTGCAAGATGCTTCCGGCCGGGCTTCTCGTCGCGTTCGTGGCCTACCTGGCTGCAAAAACGCTCTACTAA